Proteins from a single region of Sinorhizobium alkalisoli:
- a CDS encoding thymidylate synthase, with the protein MRQYLELLDHVMSNGSDRGDRTGTGTRSVFGHQMRFDLSQGFPVLTTKKLHLRSIIHELLWFLKGDTNIAYLKENGVSIWDEWADENGELGPVYGYQWRSWPTPDGGHIDQIAGLIEGLKTNPNSRRHIVSAWNPALVEEMALPPCHCLFQFYVAEGKLSCQLYQRSGDIFLGVPFNIASYALLTMMVAQVTGLEPGDFVHTLGDAHIYHNHFDQARLQLTRTPKPLPRMEINPAVKDLSSFRFEDFSLIGYEAESHIKAPVAV; encoded by the coding sequence ATGCGGCAATATCTCGAGCTTCTCGATCATGTGATGAGCAATGGCAGCGACCGGGGCGACCGGACCGGCACCGGCACGCGTTCGGTCTTCGGTCACCAGATGCGCTTCGACCTGTCGCAAGGTTTCCCGGTGCTGACGACGAAAAAGCTGCATCTGCGCTCGATCATCCACGAGCTTCTCTGGTTCCTGAAAGGCGACACCAATATCGCCTATCTCAAGGAAAACGGGGTCAGCATCTGGGACGAATGGGCGGACGAAAATGGTGAGTTGGGGCCGGTCTATGGCTATCAATGGCGCTCATGGCCGACGCCGGACGGCGGCCATATCGACCAGATCGCCGGACTGATCGAAGGGCTGAAGACCAACCCGAATTCACGCCGGCACATCGTCTCGGCCTGGAACCCTGCGCTTGTCGAGGAGATGGCGCTACCGCCCTGTCACTGTCTGTTCCAGTTCTATGTGGCGGAGGGCAAGCTTTCGTGTCAGCTTTACCAGCGCTCCGGCGATATTTTCCTGGGCGTGCCGTTCAACATTGCTTCCTATGCGCTGCTGACGATGATGGTGGCGCAGGTGACAGGGCTTGAGCCCGGCGACTTCGTGCACACGCTCGGCGACGCGCATATCTACCACAATCATTTCGACCAGGCGCGGCTGCAGCTGACGCGCACGCCGAAGCCGCTGCCCAGGATGGAAATAAACCCGGCGGTGAAGGACCTGTCTTCCTTCAGGTTCGAGGACTTTAGCCTGATCGGCTACGAGGCCGAGTCGCACATCAAGGCGCCGGTCGCGGTCTGA
- a CDS encoding SspB family protein: MGQDHIRYDILAQDALRGVIRKVLAEVAATGHLPGDHHFFITFLTGAPGVRVSQHLRAKYPEQMTIVVQHQFWDLKVSETGFEIGLSFSDTPEKLVIPFNAIRGFYDPSVNFELEFDVAAGEEDESEPAEITAYPVGETDDAPEASAEKTGEEQKSGGSVVSLDSFRKKN, encoded by the coding sequence ATGGGCCAGGACCACATCCGCTACGATATACTGGCGCAGGACGCGCTTCGCGGCGTCATTCGTAAGGTATTGGCCGAAGTTGCCGCAACGGGTCACCTGCCCGGCGACCATCACTTCTTCATTACCTTCCTGACCGGCGCTCCCGGCGTTCGTGTTTCGCAACATCTCAGGGCGAAATATCCGGAACAAATGACCATCGTCGTCCAGCACCAGTTCTGGGACCTCAAGGTTTCGGAGACCGGCTTCGAAATCGGTCTTTCCTTTTCCGACACGCCCGAGAAGCTGGTGATTCCCTTCAACGCAATCCGCGGCTTCTATGACCCGTCGGTGAATTTCGAACTGGAGTTCGACGTCGCCGCCGGCGAGGAGGACGAGTCGGAACCGGCGGAGATCACTGCCTACCCGGTCGGCGAAACCGACGATGCCCCTGAGGCAAGCGCCGAAAAGACCGGCGAGGAGCAAAAGAGCGGCGGCTCTGTCGTGTCTCTCGATTCCTTCCGCAAGAAGAATTGA
- a CDS encoding DUF4169 family protein, whose protein sequence is MAGDVVNLRQFRKRQARAASEKQAEQNRISFGRTKAEKSLTKALNERASKSLDQGRLEPTSSETSGKDEPEGNERT, encoded by the coding sequence ATGGCCGGTGACGTCGTCAACCTACGTCAGTTTCGCAAGCGCCAGGCCCGCGCCGCGAGCGAGAAGCAAGCTGAACAGAACCGCATTTCCTTTGGCCGCACGAAGGCGGAAAAGTCCCTGACCAAAGCCCTGAACGAAAGGGCGTCGAAGTCGCTCGACCAGGGTCGGCTGGAGCCCACCTCGTCCGAGACGTCCGGGAAAGACGAACCCGAAGGAAATGAGCGGACTTAG